In Thalassotalea sp. Sam97, a single window of DNA contains:
- a CDS encoding SDR family oxidoreductase — MQRLTNKIALVTGAAKGIGQAIVERFVAEGATVIATDIDDELGMHVCQALGDAVEYVSLDVSNEQAWDDMCGYLFERYGRLDVLVNNAGITGFNETPGPFDPEHFDLQSWHRVHQVNLDGVAFGCRAAIKLMKSSPAASIINISSRSGMVGIPGAAAYASSKAAVRNHSKTVALYCAQQGYPIRCNSIHPGAILTPLWDSMLGQGAEREAAISMISKDIPLGHMGDTDDVAYATVYLASDESKYVTGSELVIDGGILAGSSASPTNK; from the coding sequence GATTTGTCGCAGAGGGGGCAACGGTTATTGCGACTGATATTGACGATGAACTTGGTATGCACGTGTGTCAGGCGTTAGGTGATGCCGTTGAATACGTAAGTCTGGATGTTTCAAACGAGCAAGCCTGGGATGACATGTGTGGCTATTTGTTTGAACGGTATGGCCGACTTGACGTATTGGTCAACAATGCTGGGATAACAGGCTTTAATGAAACACCAGGGCCATTTGATCCTGAGCATTTTGATTTACAGAGCTGGCACCGAGTTCATCAAGTCAACTTAGACGGTGTGGCGTTTGGTTGCCGTGCAGCCATTAAGCTGATGAAATCCTCACCTGCGGCCAGTATTATTAATATTTCCTCTCGCTCTGGTATGGTGGGCATTCCTGGTGCTGCAGCGTATGCGTCAAGTAAAGCGGCGGTTCGCAATCACAGTAAAACCGTGGCTTTGTATTGTGCCCAACAAGGCTATCCTATTCGCTGTAATTCTATTCATCCTGGCGCTATTTTAACGCCATTATGGGATTCAATGTTGGGGCAGGGAGCTGAACGCGAAGCCGCGATATCGATGATATCTAAAGACATACCGTTGGGCCATATGGGGGATACGGATGATGTTGCTTATGCGACTGTTTATTTAGCATCTGATGAGTCGAAGTATGTCACCGGTAGTGAACTGGTTATCGATGGTGGTATCTTGGCGGGCAGCAGTGCATCACCCACCAATAAGTAG